A window from Gossypium raimondii isolate GPD5lz chromosome 7, ASM2569854v1, whole genome shotgun sequence encodes these proteins:
- the LOC105786612 gene encoding protein STICHEL-like 2, translated as MDGRRHSVDIPISRTLIALRRVRSLRDPSTNSMSKFSSLFDNVKWDTNSSNGISLQFVNGCTEAGSELNEFDERREEQGYDLGLHPVPENSNSKLIECENVEQLRNIASLVRTEKASESDNRNGDFTDHGLNKEEVQSNSPLGERYNGNFKDDGMSLICMAPSCNYMEDLASCNEPDHCDSKLKCQSRNQVQSFGVNGDVASPSLDVISNCSTSLYVDENVDAGDRNHRGCGISYCWLKTPRLRESNPSSDFEDFPLLSSDTGETTLCGQSFWKCINGEINPYSDTPRSLGQKFRPKSFDELVGQGVVVRSLLSAISKGRVASLYLFHGPRGTGKTCASRIFAAALNCLSLEEDKPCGRCRECITFFSGRSRDVKEVDSLRINRSDRLRSLVKNAVSPPVSSRFKIFIIDECQLLHSETWATVLNSLEKLSHHIVFVVSTPELDMLPRSAVSRSQKYHFPKLKDSDISNRLEKLCVEEGLDYDQAALGFIAVKSNGSLRDAEMMLEQLSLLGKKITMSLTYELIGTVSDDELLDLLDLALSCDTSNTVIRARELMRSKIDPMQLISQLANLIMDILAGKCEEGSSEARRKFFGKHTSESSLQKLSHALRTLSETEKHLRVSKNQTTWLTVALLQLSSMESNFPETNDSKLCLANAQHKDGDSNSTSSTGERSNHPFTCMCNGISSSKLAKRDDSERSLESIWNRATELCQSGSLKKFLRKHGKLSSLRFNQGLAIAELEFRSPNHVSRAEKSWKHIASSLQLTIGSNVEIRINLSVTDPSLKFAKARKPSFSLFSCSRRLHLRSSSSTKSGSDSEVSQYASEKPMISDRHRPVLTYYSDHGYEMPHSCSHGSEVVRAFRNSEGNILSTGATPSCGSLRDDTSRTPAYLVDSSKGEGRDCKCQIRSVEEPDYQPNCFPRSLRPQKKAHLSNTTKMEENKLTLSIPGVCSNDPCSFYSSDNEDRLKENSEVLCWRTPTFPLKKAWQLTYNQRSRRPHIVDWVLPCSIAK; from the exons atGGATGGTAGAAGACATTCTGTTGATATACCAATCTCAAGAACCCTAATAGCACTTAGGAGAGTGAGGTCATTAAGGGATCCATCCACTAATTCCATGAGTAAATTCTCTTCTTTGTTTGATAATGTCAAGTGGGATACGAATTCGAGCAATGGGATCTCTTTGCAGTTTGTGAATGGTTGCACGGAAGCTGGTTCCGAGCTAAATGAATTTGACGAACGAAGAGAAGAGCAAGGTTATGATCTCGGGTTGCATCCTGTTCCTGAAAACTCTAACTCTAAGTTGATTGAATGTGAGAATGTGGAACAGTTAAGGAACATTGCTTCACTTGTTAGGACCGAAAAGGCCAGTGAATCGGATAATCGTAATGGTGATTTTACAGATCATGGATTAAACAAGGAAGAGGTCCAAAGCAACAGTCCCTTGGGTGAAAGATACAATGGTAATTTTAAGGATGATGGTATGAGCTTGATATGTATGGCACCTAGTTGTAATTATATGGAGGATTTAGCTTCATGCAATGAACCTGATCACTGTGATTCGAAACTGAAATGTCAATCTAGGAATCAAGTGCAATCATTTGGGGTTAATGGTGATGTTGCTAGCCCTTCCCTTGATGTTATTTCTAATTGCAGTACCTCATTGTATGTAGATGAAAATGTTGATGCCGGGGATCGAAATCACCGTGGATGTGGAATAAGTTACTGTTGGTTAAAAACCCCGAGGTTGAGAGAATCCAATCCTTCATCCGATTTTGAAGACTTCCCTTTGTTGTCTTCGGATACAGGTGAGACAACTCTTTGCGGGCAGAGCTTTTGGAAATGCATTAACGGTGAAATTAACCCTTATTCCGACACTCCTAGGAGCTTAGGCCAAAAATTCAGGCCAAAATCTTTCGATGAATTGGTAGGACAAGGTGTGGTTGTGAGGTCTCTTTTGAGTGCCATTTCTAAAGGAAGGGTAGCCTCTTTGTACCTTTTCCATGGTCCTCGTGGAACTGGGAAGACTTGTGCCTCTAGGATCTTTGCTGCTGCTTTGAATTGTCTTTCACTCGAGGAGGATAAACCATGTGGTCGGTGTCGAGAATGCATTACCTTCTTTTCTGGAAGGAGCAGAGATGTTAAGGAGGTTGACTCATTGAGAATCAATCGATCGGATAGGTTGCGGTCCCTTGTTAAGAATGCAGTTTCACCTCCGGTTTCTTCACGGTTTAAGATTTTCATCATTGATGAGTGCCAGTTACTGCATAGTGAGACATGGGCGACGGTTTTAAACAGCTTAGAGAAGCTTTCTCATCACATTGTTTTTGTTGTGAGTACTCCTGAACTCGATATGCTGCCAAGAAGTGCAGTTTCTCGGTCGCAAAAATATCACTTCCCGAAGTTAAAAGATTCTGATATTTCAAACCGGTTGGAGAAACTCTGTGTCGAAGAAGGTCTTGACTATGATCAGGCTGCTTTAGGCTTCATTGCTGTTAAATCCAATGGCTCATTAAGGGATGCAGAGATGATGCTCGAGCAGTTGAGTTTGCTCGGTAAAAAGATCACAATGTCCTTAACCTATGAGCTT ATTGGAACTGTTTCAGATGATGAGTTGCTTGATTTGCTCGATCTGGCTTTATCTTGTGACACTTCAAATACGGTAATACGAGCACGGGAGCTAATGAGGTCGAAAATTGATCCTATGCAACTTATATCACAGCTAGCAAATCTCATTATGGACATTCTTGCTGGGAAATGTGAGGAAGGTAGCTCGGAAGCcagaagaaagttcttcggaAAGCATACTT CTGAATCGAGCTTGCAGAAGTTGAGTCATGCACTGAGAACACTTTCGGAAACAGAAAAGCATTTGAGAGTGTCAAAGAATCAAACAACTTGGCTCACCGTAGCTCTTTTGCAACTAAGCTCTATGGAATCCAATTTCCCGGAGACAAACGATTCAAAATTATGTTTGGCGAATGCTCAACACAAAG ATGGTGACTCTAACAGCACATCATCGACTGGTGAGAGGTCGAATCATCCTTTCACTTGTATGTGTAATGGCATTAGCTCCTCTAAATTGGCAAAACGGGATGATTCTGAGAGAAGTCTTGAATCTATATGGAACAGAGCAACCGAATTATGCCAATCTGGTTCACTTAAGAAATTTCTGAGGAAACATGGGAAATTGTCTTCTCTTCGTTTTAATCAAG GTCTGGCTATAGCTGAACTAGAATTCCGCAGTCCTAATCATGTGTCGAGGGCTGAAAAATCATGGAAACATATCGCAAGTTCACTTCAATTAACTATTGGCTCAAATGTGGAGATTCGGATTAATCTTTCAGTTACTGATCCATCATTGAAGTTTGCCAAAGCAAGGAAACCGTCGTTTAGTTTGTTTAGTTGTTCGCGCAGGCTGCATCTGAGGTCAAGTTCATCTACGAAAAGTGGAAGTGATTCTGAAGTTTCACAATACGCCTCGGAAAAACCAATGATAAGTGACAGACATAGACCTGTTTTAACTTATTACTCTGATCACGGATATGAAATGCCTCATAGTTGTTCTCATGGATCTGAAGTGGTTCGAGCTTTCAGAAATAGTGAAGGGAACATACTAAGCACAGGTGCAACCCCATCTTGTGGTTCATTACGAGACGATACGTCTCGGACTCCTGCATATTTAGTTGATTCATCAAAAGGGGAAGGAAGGGACTGCAAATGCCAGATTCGTTCCGTTGAAGAGCCCGATTATCAGCCGAATTGTTTCCCTAGATCATTGAGGCCTCAAAAGAAGGCGCATTTGTCCAACACTACTAAAATGGAAGAAAACAAACTCACATTATCTATTCCCGGGGTTTGTTCCAATGATCCTTGTTCCTTTTACAGCTCTGATAACGAGGATAG GTTGAAGGAGAACTCCGAGGTGCTTTGTTGGAGAACCCCTACTTTTCCATTAAAGAAG GCATGGCAGCTGACATATAACCAACGTAGTCGGAGGCCACACATAGTGGATTGGGTTCTTCCTTGCTCGATCGCCAAGTAG
- the LOC105786606 gene encoding pentatricopeptide repeat-containing protein At5g50280, chloroplastic, which yields MAMSQFSSCSSFPFIYHTHFLNNHCSKSPFLLQTSKTFPSLTLFASLPPPSSPIFLPFLQEPEEQELPIENPKHPKLDEEEEEEEEEEEDNHIKDPIIRFFKSRPSAPDPPSQGKFSLQKNRRSSWHLAPDIRSLPDPEFDSEPEPDNAEEEDLFSEAKQQRGYTYEDSTELPDGIVGEIIRAARNLPENSTLGEFMGGYQGKLSEKECLEVLSLMGKQGLALGCLYFFEWMRLQEPSLVTPRACSIIFPVLGRWGMGDKLMVLFRNLPQSKGFRDVHVYNAAISGLLCSKRYNDAWEVYEAMEANNVKPDHVTCSTMITIMRKTGGTAKDSWQFLDRMNRKGVKWSVEVLGSIIKSFCDEGLKNEALIIQSEMEKKGVHSNTVVYNTLMDAYGKSNQIEEVEGLFAEMKTKGLMPTSATFNILMDAYSRRMQPEIVEKLLVEMQDMGLNPDVKSYTCLISAYGRQKKMSDRAADAFLRMKKVGLKPTSHSYTSLIHAYSISGWHEKAYTAFEDMQREGLKPSIETYTALLDAFRRAGDTQRLMKVWKLMMSEKIKGTCVTFNILLDGFAKQGQYIEARDVISEFGKIGLQPTVMTYNMLMNAYARGGQHLKLPQLLKEMMVLDLKPDSVTYSTMIYAFVRVRDFKRAFYYHKQMVKNGQVPDVKSYKKLRSILDVKAAKQNKRDKSAILGIINSKMGMVKAKRKTKKDEFWKYKKRNHRTPDVAHDGQK from the exons ATGGCGATGAGTCAGTTCAGCTCGTGTTCTTCATTTCCCTTCATCTATCACACTCACTTTTTAAATAACCATTGTTCGAAATCCCCTTTTCTTCTACAAACTTCAAAAACCTTTCCTTCTCTCACCCTTTTCGCATCGCTTCCTCCTCCTTCATCCCCTATTTTCCTCCCTTTTCTTCAAGAACCTGAAGAACAAGAGCTACCAATTGAGAACCCAAAACACCCAAAgcttgatgaagaagaagaagaagaagaggaggaggaggaggataaTCATATAAAAGACCCAATCATCAGATTCTTCAAGTCGCGTCCCTCGGCGCCTGACCCACCGAGTCAAGGCAAATTCTCCCTCCAAAAGAACCGTCGGTCTTCTTGGCACCTCGCCCCGGATATCCGGTCCTTACCCGACCCGGAATTTGACTCCGAACCGGAGCCTGATAATGCAGAAGAAGAAGACTTGTTCTCAGAGGCAAAACAACAAAGAGGTTATACGTACGAAGACTCAACTGAACTACCTGACGGAATTGTGGGAGAAATCATTCGCGCTGCGAGAAACTTGCCGGAGAATTCTACATTGGGTGAGTTCATGGGAGGTTATCAAGGgaaattaagtgaaaaagaaTGCTTGGAAGTGTTGTCATTGATGGGAAAACAAGGACTTGCTTTGGGCTGCTTGTATTTTTTTGAATGGATGCGTTTGCAGGAGCCTTCACTCGTTACTCCACGAGCTTGTTCGATTATCTTCCCTGTGTTGGGGAGATGGGGAATGGGTGATAAACTGATGGTTTTGTTTAGAAATTTGCCACAAAGTAAGGGTTTCAGAGATGTTCATGTCTATAATGCAGCCATTTCTGGGCTTTTATGCTCGAAAAG GTATAATGATGCTTGGGAAGTTTACGAGGCCATGGAAGCTAACAATGTTAAACCAGATCATGTTACATGCTCTACAATGATTACAATTATGAGAAAAACTGGGGGTACTGCAAAAGATTCATGGCAGTTCTTAGATAGAATGAATAGGAAAGGAGTGAAATGGAGTGTTGAAGTTTTGGGGTCGATAATAAAGTCTTTTTGTGATGAAGGGTTGAAGAATGAAGCTCTTATTATCCAATCTGAAATGGAGAAGAAAGGGGTTCATTCAAATACTGTAGTGTACAACACTTTGATGGATGCTTATGGTAAATCGAACCAAATCGAGGAAGTTGAAGGCCTTTTCGCTGAGATGAAAACGAAAGGACTTATGCCTACATCTGCTACCTTTAACATATTAATGGATGCATATAGTCGGAGAATGCAGCCGGAGATCGTTGAGAAACTGCTTGTTGAGATGCAGGATATGGGGTTAAACCCGGATGTGAAATCGTATACTTGCCTGATAAGTGCCTATGGGAGACAGAAGAAGATGAGTGATAGGGCAGCTGATGCTTTCTTGAGGATGAAGAAAGTTGGTCTAAAACCGACTTCACATTCGTATACATCTCTTATCCATGCTTACTCCATTAGTGGTTGGCATGAGAAAGCTTATACTGCATTCGAGGATATGCAGAGAGAAGGACTTAAGCCGTCCATTGAAACATACACTGCTCTATTGGATGCATTTAGGCGTGCAGGGGACACTCAAAGATTGATGAAAGTATGGAAGTTGATGATGAGCGAAAAAATCAAAGGCACATGCGTTACCTTCAACATCCTTCTCGACGGATTTGCAAAACAAGGTCAATATATTGAAGCAAGGGATGTTATTTCTGAGTTTGGGAAGATTGGGTTACAACCAACAGTGATGACATATAATATGCTAATGAATGCATATGCAAGAGGAGGCCAACACCTGAAATTACCACAATTGTTGAAAGAAATGATGGTTCTTGATTTAAAACCGGATTCAGTCACTTATTCAACAATGATCTATGCTTTTGTTCGTGTTCGGGATTTCAAGAGGGCATTCTATTATCACAAGCAAATGGTGAAAAATGGGCAAGTTCCTGATGTTAAGTCCTACAAAAAGCTCAGATCAATATTGGATGTAAAAGCTGCAAAACAGAACAAGAGAGATAAGAGTGCTATACTAGGTATAATCAACAGTAAAATGGGGATGGTGAAAGCgaaaaggaaaacaaagaaagaTGAGTTCTGGAAGTATAAGAAAAGGAACCATAGAACTCCCGATGTTGCTCATGATGGTCAGAAATGA